One part of the Ziziphus jujuba cultivar Dongzao chromosome 2, ASM3175591v1 genome encodes these proteins:
- the LOC107418341 gene encoding serine/threonine-protein kinase AFC2 isoform X2: MGEGTFGQVLECWDREKKEMVAIKVVRGIKKYREAAMIEIEVLQQLGKHDKGGNRCVQIRNWFDYRNHICIVFEKLGPSLYDFLRKNNYRSFPIDLVREIGRQLLECVAFMHDLRLIHTDLKPENILLVSSDYVKVPDYKNSSRSPKDSSYYKRVPKSSAVKVIDFGSTTYERQDQNYIVSTRHYRAPEVILGLGWSYPCDVWSVGCILVELCTGEALFQTHENLEHLAMMERVLGPMPQHILKRVDRHAEKYVRRGRLYWPEGATSRDSIKAVQKLARLQNLIMQHVDHSAGDLIHLLQGLLRYDPSERLTARDALRHPFFCKDHLRR; the protein is encoded by the exons ATGGGTGAAGGTACCTTTGGTCAGGTTTTGGAATGCTGGGacagagagaaaaaggaaatgGTTGCCATAAAAGTTGTACGCGGAATCAAAAAGTATCGCGAGGCAGCTATGATTGAAATTGAAGTGCTGCAACAGCTTGGAAAACATGATAAAGGCGGCAACCG TTGTGTGCAAATACGGAACTGGTTTGACTATCGTAACCATATCTGTATT GTGTTTGAGAAGCTTGGACCAAGCTTATACGATTTCTTACGGAAAAACAATTACCGCTCATTTCCTATTGACCTTGTCCGTGAGATTGGCAGACAACTATTGGAGTGTGTAGCAT TTATGCATGATTTACGTCTGATTCATACCGACTTGAAGCCTGAGAACATTCTTCTTGTTTCGTCGGATTATGTTAAAGTCCCTGATTACAAG AATTCATCTCGGTCGCCAAAAGATAGTTCCTACTATAAAAGGGTGCCAAAGTCTAGTGCTGTAAAGGTGATTGACTTTGGTAGCACAACTTATGAGCGTCAAGATCAGAATTATATTGTGTCAACTCGGCATTATCGTGCACCTGAAGTCATCCTTG GACTCGGATGGAGTTATCCTTGTGATGTATGGAGCGTTGGTTGTATCTTGGTTGAATTGTGCACGGGTGAGGCTTTGTTTCAAACTCATGAGAATTTGGAGCACCTTGCAATGATGGAACGGGTTCTTGGTCCCATGCCTCAGCATATTTTGAAGAGAGTAGA TCGACATGCTGAGAAGTATGTTAGAAGGGGCAGATTATATTGGCCAGAGGGTGCAACCTCAAGAGACAGTATCAAAGCTGTTCAGAAGCTAGCTCGTCTTCAG aatCTTATAATGCAACACGTAGACCATTCAGCTGGGGATCTTATTCATCTCTTACAGGGACTGCTTAGGTATGACCCCTCAGAAAGGTTAACGGCCCGTGATGCCCTTAGGCATCCCTTCTTTTGTAAGGATCATCTTAGGAGATAA
- the LOC107418341 gene encoding serine/threonine-protein kinase AFC2 isoform X3, whose product MIKAATVMHDLRLIHTDLKPENILLVSSDYVKVPDYKNSSRSPKDSSYYKRVPKSSAVKVIDFGSTTYERQDQNYIVSTRHYRAPEVILGLGWSYPCDVWSVGCILVELCTGEALFQTHENLEHLAMMERVLGPMPQHILKRVDRHAEKYVRRGRLYWPEGATSRDSIKAVQKLARLQNLIMQHVDHSAGDLIHLLQGLLRYDPSERLTARDALRHPFFCKDHLRR is encoded by the exons ATGATAAAGGCGGCAACCG TTATGCATGATTTACGTCTGATTCATACCGACTTGAAGCCTGAGAACATTCTTCTTGTTTCGTCGGATTATGTTAAAGTCCCTGATTACAAG AATTCATCTCGGTCGCCAAAAGATAGTTCCTACTATAAAAGGGTGCCAAAGTCTAGTGCTGTAAAGGTGATTGACTTTGGTAGCACAACTTATGAGCGTCAAGATCAGAATTATATTGTGTCAACTCGGCATTATCGTGCACCTGAAGTCATCCTTG GACTCGGATGGAGTTATCCTTGTGATGTATGGAGCGTTGGTTGTATCTTGGTTGAATTGTGCACGGGTGAGGCTTTGTTTCAAACTCATGAGAATTTGGAGCACCTTGCAATGATGGAACGGGTTCTTGGTCCCATGCCTCAGCATATTTTGAAGAGAGTAGA TCGACATGCTGAGAAGTATGTTAGAAGGGGCAGATTATATTGGCCAGAGGGTGCAACCTCAAGAGACAGTATCAAAGCTGTTCAGAAGCTAGCTCGTCTTCAG aatCTTATAATGCAACACGTAGACCATTCAGCTGGGGATCTTATTCATCTCTTACAGGGACTGCTTAGGTATGACCCCTCAGAAAGGTTAACGGCCCGTGATGCCCTTAGGCATCCCTTCTTTTGTAAGGATCATCTTAGGAGATAA
- the LOC107418341 gene encoding serine/threonine-protein kinase AFC2 isoform X4, which yields MHDLRLIHTDLKPENILLVSSDYVKVPDYKNSSRSPKDSSYYKRVPKSSAVKVIDFGSTTYERQDQNYIVSTRHYRAPEVILGLGWSYPCDVWSVGCILVELCTGEALFQTHENLEHLAMMERVLGPMPQHILKRVDRHAEKYVRRGRLYWPEGATSRDSIKAVQKLARLQNLIMQHVDHSAGDLIHLLQGLLRYDPSERLTARDALRHPFFCKDHLRR from the exons ATGCATGATTTACGTCTGATTCATACCGACTTGAAGCCTGAGAACATTCTTCTTGTTTCGTCGGATTATGTTAAAGTCCCTGATTACAAG AATTCATCTCGGTCGCCAAAAGATAGTTCCTACTATAAAAGGGTGCCAAAGTCTAGTGCTGTAAAGGTGATTGACTTTGGTAGCACAACTTATGAGCGTCAAGATCAGAATTATATTGTGTCAACTCGGCATTATCGTGCACCTGAAGTCATCCTTG GACTCGGATGGAGTTATCCTTGTGATGTATGGAGCGTTGGTTGTATCTTGGTTGAATTGTGCACGGGTGAGGCTTTGTTTCAAACTCATGAGAATTTGGAGCACCTTGCAATGATGGAACGGGTTCTTGGTCCCATGCCTCAGCATATTTTGAAGAGAGTAGA TCGACATGCTGAGAAGTATGTTAGAAGGGGCAGATTATATTGGCCAGAGGGTGCAACCTCAAGAGACAGTATCAAAGCTGTTCAGAAGCTAGCTCGTCTTCAG aatCTTATAATGCAACACGTAGACCATTCAGCTGGGGATCTTATTCATCTCTTACAGGGACTGCTTAGGTATGACCCCTCAGAAAGGTTAACGGCCCGTGATGCCCTTAGGCATCCCTTCTTTTGTAAGGATCATCTTAGGAGATAA